A window of the Desulforapulum autotrophicum HRM2 genome harbors these coding sequences:
- a CDS encoding helicase HerA-like domain-containing protein yields the protein MGELKQFIIGGAKGVLVEQLCRMSNRHGLIAGATGTGKTVTLQVLAESFSRAGVPVFAADIKGDLSGLGSAGSPHPKIDERLQKIPIKGYVQRPYPVVFWDIFGKQGHPIRSTISEMGPLLLSNLLGLNDTQSGVLYGCFKIADDQGMLLLDLKDLRSMLMWMGDNTRELRSEYGNISSASIGAIQRRLLILEEQGAEHFFGEPAVELRDLMQVDFSGNGVISILDATRLMAQAPRVYSSFLLWLLSELFEQLPEIGDPELPKLVFFFDEAHLLFDQAPKILVDKIEQVVRLIRSKGVGIYFITQTPLDLPEEILGQLGLKIQHALRAFTPKDMKVIRAAAQSFPPNPGFDTETAVTALGIGEALVSVLDDKGRPMPVQQVMIRPPESLIGALSENDRQNRIQRSPLKGRYDDAVDRESAYEILKDRAKKIQTRNDEIKRETTREKTTAATGRKRQSTGEAFIKSTVRAIGSQIGRQIIRGIMGSFFGGRSR from the coding sequence ATGGGAGAACTTAAACAATTTATTATCGGTGGTGCAAAAGGCGTTCTGGTTGAACAGCTTTGCAGGATGAGTAATCGCCATGGCCTCATCGCCGGAGCAACGGGTACGGGTAAAACAGTTACTTTACAGGTTCTTGCGGAAAGTTTCTCCCGTGCGGGCGTACCGGTCTTCGCCGCTGACATCAAAGGAGATCTTTCCGGATTAGGCAGTGCTGGTTCTCCCCACCCGAAGATTGATGAACGGTTGCAGAAAATACCCATAAAAGGCTACGTGCAACGTCCATATCCTGTTGTGTTCTGGGATATTTTTGGCAAACAGGGTCATCCCATACGATCAACCATTTCTGAAATGGGACCATTGTTGTTGTCAAACCTGCTGGGTTTAAATGACACCCAGTCAGGTGTTTTATACGGCTGCTTCAAAATTGCGGATGATCAGGGGATGCTGCTTCTGGATTTAAAAGATCTACGTTCCATGCTGATGTGGATGGGTGACAATACAAGAGAACTGCGAAGTGAATATGGAAATATCTCCAGTGCCAGCATCGGTGCCATTCAGCGCAGACTGCTCATCCTGGAAGAACAGGGCGCTGAACATTTCTTTGGTGAGCCTGCCGTAGAACTCAGGGACCTCATGCAAGTTGACTTTTCCGGCAATGGCGTCATCAGTATTCTTGATGCCACCCGGTTGATGGCCCAGGCACCAAGGGTTTATTCATCATTCCTGCTCTGGCTGCTCTCTGAATTGTTTGAACAACTTCCGGAGATTGGTGATCCTGAACTTCCCAAACTTGTATTTTTCTTTGATGAGGCCCACCTCTTGTTTGACCAGGCGCCTAAAATCCTTGTGGACAAAATCGAACAGGTGGTTCGACTCATTCGATCCAAAGGCGTAGGTATCTATTTTATTACCCAGACCCCGTTGGATCTTCCAGAAGAGATATTAGGACAGCTGGGACTCAAAATTCAACATGCGCTAAGGGCCTTCACCCCAAAGGACATGAAAGTGATCCGGGCCGCAGCTCAATCTTTTCCCCCCAACCCTGGATTCGATACCGAGACTGCTGTTACGGCCCTAGGCATCGGAGAAGCCCTTGTTTCTGTACTGGATGACAAAGGAAGGCCCATGCCCGTCCAACAGGTCATGATCCGCCCTCCTGAATCCCTTATCGGGGCCCTATCTGAGAACGATCGCCAGAACCGTATTCAACGATCGCCTTTAAAGGGTCGTTACGATGATGCCGTGGACCGTGAGTCGGCATACGAGATATTAAAAGACCGGGCCAAAAAGATACAGACCCGAAACGACGAAATTAAAAGGGAAACGACCAGAGAGAAAACAACCGCTGCAACCGGAAGGAAACGACAAAGTACAGGAGAGGCATTTATTAAAAGTACAGTGCGCGCCATTGGCAGCCAGATCGGTAGGCAGATTATTCGAGGAATCATGGGCTCTTTCTTTGGTGGCCGCTCCAGATAA
- a CDS encoding superoxide dismutase, Ni, translating into MKSFGKVLLLMVFTLVGNYLVLPNQTLAHCQIPCGIYDDHARVQSMLEDAATIEKSAKLIAQLSGKSDAQSQNQLVRWVMNKEKYAQKIITTISDYFLTQRVKPDQKDYSERLIKHHAVIIAAMQTKQNADVAYVKTLTTSIEALLAYYPEHKH; encoded by the coding sequence ATGAAAAGTTTTGGGAAAGTATTGTTGCTAATGGTCTTTACCCTGGTCGGAAATTATCTTGTCCTGCCTAATCAAACGTTGGCACACTGTCAGATACCCTGCGGGATATATGATGACCACGCCCGGGTTCAATCCATGCTGGAAGATGCAGCTACCATAGAAAAATCAGCCAAATTGATTGCACAGTTGTCAGGTAAGTCGGATGCGCAATCTCAAAACCAATTGGTTCGCTGGGTAATGAACAAGGAAAAATATGCTCAAAAAATCATCACTACGATCAGTGATTATTTCTTGACCCAGCGGGTTAAACCGGATCAAAAAGATTATTCTGAACGTTTGATAAAACACCATGCTGTGATTATTGCAGCAATGCAAACAAAGCAGAATGCGGATGTGGCATACGTGAAGACTTTGACGACAAGCATAGAGGCCCTTTTGGCCTATTATCCTGAGCACAAGCATTAA
- a CDS encoding (Fe-S)-binding protein: MAKKTIKLSRTQKSLFKDMVMGLLPDGGNLNTCLTCGACASGCPATGFDGMDPRKFLRMAALGMDDQIKESRWPWYCTMCTRCVYVCPMKINIPQLVFNARRLTPRDQRPKGILGSCDMALAKPTNSAMGCSQEDFEFVVEDILEEIKEAYPIWEERNLVAPIDKKGAEFFINQNSREPMIEPEEMGPLWKILNLAGVDWTYGSVGWAAENYCMFMADDEGWKELTLRSAQKCHELGCKTFLNTEUGHITFAVLSGLKKFNIPHNFKVETMYTLYARWIREGKLKPDSSWNDNLKIKFTVQDPCQIVKKTFGNPAAEDMRLVVKACVGEDNFVDMTPNRSNNFCCGGGGGFLQSGFKEQRLMYGSTKDSQIKATKATYCVTGCHNCHAQIHELGEHFGGGYHAVHAWTILGLALGVLGESERVHLGADLQEVNLPESSE, from the coding sequence ATGGCGAAAAAAACAATCAAATTATCTCGAACCCAAAAGAGTTTGTTCAAGGATATGGTGATGGGCCTGCTCCCGGACGGTGGGAATCTCAACACCTGCCTGACCTGCGGCGCTTGTGCTTCAGGTTGTCCGGCAACGGGCTTTGACGGCATGGATCCGCGTAAGTTCCTGAGGATGGCAGCCCTTGGTATGGATGATCAAATCAAGGAGAGCCGCTGGCCTTGGTACTGCACCATGTGCACCCGTTGTGTCTATGTCTGTCCCATGAAGATAAATATTCCCCAGCTTGTTTTTAACGCAAGAAGGCTTACGCCCAGGGATCAGAGACCCAAGGGAATTCTTGGTTCCTGCGACATGGCCCTTGCAAAGCCTACCAATTCAGCCATGGGGTGTTCCCAGGAGGATTTCGAGTTCGTTGTGGAGGACATCCTTGAAGAGATCAAGGAGGCATACCCCATATGGGAGGAGCGCAATCTTGTGGCGCCCATTGACAAGAAAGGTGCCGAGTTTTTCATCAATCAAAATTCCAGGGAACCCATGATTGAACCCGAGGAAATGGGCCCTTTGTGGAAGATCCTTAACCTTGCCGGGGTGGACTGGACCTATGGAAGCGTGGGGTGGGCCGCGGAAAACTATTGTATGTTCATGGCCGATGACGAAGGATGGAAGGAACTTACCCTGAGGAGCGCCCAGAAATGCCATGAACTGGGGTGCAAGACATTTCTCAACACCGAGTGAGGCCATATTACCTTTGCAGTCCTGTCAGGACTGAAAAAATTCAATATTCCCCACAACTTCAAGGTAGAGACCATGTATACCCTGTATGCCCGCTGGATCCGGGAAGGGAAGCTTAAACCCGATTCCAGCTGGAACGACAACCTTAAGATTAAATTCACGGTCCAGGACCCCTGCCAGATCGTGAAAAAAACATTTGGGAATCCCGCGGCCGAGGATATGCGACTGGTTGTCAAGGCCTGTGTGGGAGAGGATAACTTTGTCGACATGACCCCCAACCGTTCCAATAACTTTTGCTGCGGTGGCGGGGGCGGCTTTCTCCAGTCCGGGTTCAAGGAGCAGCGGTTGATGTATGGAAGTACTAAAGACTCCCAGATTAAAGCCACCAAAGCCACCTACTGCGTTACGGGGTGTCACAACTGCCATGCCCAGATCCATGAACTGGGTGAACATTTTGGCGGCGGATACCATGCTGTACATGCATGGACAATCCTGGGACTTGCCCTTGGCGTCCTGGGGGAGAGTGAACGGGTTCACCTGGGAGCGGATCTTCAGGAGGTCAACCTGCCTGAAAGCAGTGAATGA
- a CDS encoding DUF2293 domain-containing protein, translating to MPDTIRTVLPGTTEQTVTTMDKMTLTIPPGWILLPPGDAALTRRVKQAGPHWQVQIKRGKRTFSKGVWAPESNVQDALTYIKRLRADPAHQRSLDQGRLRRAKKQEAYAIEFYNTVLAELYFHPKFSALAQKLAMAVTAHAVPVGSNTVARTERIPVQDRAKAAIIAWMRHHTTRYDTMAVPRIKGRRRKIRQQLARDSKRILNRYRAGESIARDTCPLAIALDKLDAMSLPIP from the coding sequence ATGCCCGATACGATCCGGACGGTCCTGCCCGGAACAACTGAACAGACAGTAACAACCATGGACAAAATGACATTGACGATACCACCAGGGTGGATACTTTTACCCCCGGGTGATGCAGCCCTGACAAGGAGAGTGAAACAGGCAGGGCCCCACTGGCAGGTCCAGATCAAACGGGGGAAACGAACCTTTTCAAAAGGGGTATGGGCTCCGGAATCAAACGTCCAGGATGCACTAACATACATCAAAAGGCTAAGGGCTGATCCTGCCCACCAGCGGAGTCTGGACCAGGGACGGTTGAGGCGGGCAAAAAAGCAGGAGGCCTATGCCATTGAATTTTACAACACCGTACTGGCCGAGCTCTATTTTCACCCAAAATTCTCTGCCCTTGCCCAGAAGCTTGCAATGGCCGTCACAGCCCATGCCGTTCCCGTGGGAAGCAACACCGTGGCAAGAACCGAACGTATTCCTGTGCAAGACAGGGCAAAGGCGGCCATCATTGCCTGGATGCGCCACCACACCACACGCTACGACACCATGGCCGTTCCCAGAATCAAGGGAAGACGCCGAAAGATCCGGCAGCAACTGGCCCGGGATTCCAAACGCATCCTGAACAGGTACCGGGCGGGGGAATCAATCGCCAGGGACACCTGCCCCCTGGCGATTGCCCTTGACAAATTGGATGCCATGTCCCTCCCGATACCGTAA